A window of the Herpetosiphonaceae bacterium genome harbors these coding sequences:
- the groL gene encoding chaperonin GroEL (60 kDa chaperone family; promotes refolding of misfolded polypeptides especially under stressful conditions; forms two stacked rings of heptamers to form a barrel-shaped 14mer; ends can be capped by GroES; misfolded proteins enter the barrel where they are refolded when GroES binds) has product MAKQVIFNEDARRSLKRGVDIVADAVKTTLGPRGRNVAIDKKFGSPTVTHDGVTVAKEIELKDPFENMGARLFVEAATKTDDVAGDGTTTATVLAQKIVDEGLRLVAAGSNPMLIKRGLDKGAAIIIDALKQMAQPVRDQQEVANVAAVSAADQEIGQLLAQVMDKVGKDGVITVEEGRGLGYETEYTEGMQLDRGYISAYFVTNSERMEAVQEDPYILITDKKISSIQEMLPVLEKVLQVTKNLLIIAEDVDGEALATLVVNKLRGTINVLAIKAPGFGDRRKAMLQDIAILTGGTVISEEIGRKLDSATIEDLGRARRVVATKDDTTIIEGYGDESAIKGRIDQIRAQIETTTSDFDREKLQERLAKLAGGVAVVKVGAATEPELKERKHRVEDALRSTRAAVEEGIVPGGGVALINVISALDTLKPENDDERAAVSILKRALEEPIRQLARNAGEDGAVIIDSVRRAQKEQGNPNIGFNVMTGEYGNMLELGVPDPVKVTRSAVQNAVSIASMILTTDALVTDIPEKEAAPAGGPGGMGGMGGMDF; this is encoded by the coding sequence ATGGCAAAGCAGGTTATATTCAATGAAGATGCTCGCCGATCGCTGAAGCGCGGCGTGGACATCGTCGCCGATGCGGTTAAGACCACACTCGGCCCCCGTGGTCGCAACGTCGCGATTGACAAGAAGTTCGGCTCGCCCACCGTCACCCACGACGGCGTTACGGTCGCCAAAGAGATCGAGCTCAAGGACCCGTTCGAGAACATGGGCGCGCGGCTGTTCGTCGAGGCGGCTACCAAGACCGACGATGTGGCCGGTGACGGCACCACCACCGCCACGGTACTGGCTCAGAAGATCGTCGACGAAGGTCTGCGCCTGGTGGCCGCTGGCTCGAACCCGATGCTGATCAAGCGCGGCCTCGACAAGGGCGCTGCGATCATCATCGACGCGCTCAAGCAGATGGCCCAGCCCGTCCGCGATCAGCAGGAAGTCGCCAACGTCGCCGCTGTCTCGGCTGCGGACCAGGAGATCGGCCAGCTGCTCGCGCAGGTCATGGACAAGGTCGGCAAAGACGGCGTGATCACCGTCGAGGAAGGCCGTGGCCTGGGCTACGAGACGGAGTACACCGAGGGCATGCAGCTCGATCGCGGCTACATCTCGGCCTACTTCGTCACCAACAGCGAGCGCATGGAAGCCGTGCAGGAAGATCCCTACATCCTGATCACCGACAAGAAGATCAGCTCGATCCAGGAAATGCTGCCGGTCCTTGAGAAGGTGCTCCAGGTCACGAAGAACCTGCTGATCATCGCCGAGGACGTCGACGGCGAGGCCCTGGCGACGCTGGTGGTCAACAAGCTGCGCGGCACGATCAACGTGCTGGCGATCAAGGCTCCCGGCTTCGGCGACCGCCGCAAAGCGATGTTGCAGGACATCGCGATCCTGACCGGCGGCACGGTCATCTCGGAGGAGATTGGCCGCAAGCTCGACAGCGCGACGATCGAAGACCTGGGCCGCGCCCGCCGCGTCGTCGCCACCAAGGACGACACGACGATCATCGAGGGCTACGGCGACGAGAGCGCGATCAAGGGCCGCATCGACCAGATCCGCGCGCAGATCGAAACCACGACCAGCGACTTCGACCGCGAGAAGCTTCAGGAGCGCCTTGCCAAGCTGGCCGGCGGCGTGGCCGTCGTCAAGGTTGGTGCCGCGACCGAGCCGGAGCTGAAGGAGCGCAAGCACCGCGTGGAAGACGCGCTGCGCTCGACTCGCGCTGCTGTGGAAGAGGGTATCGTCCCCGGCGGTGGTGTGGCGCTGATCAATGTGATCTCGGCGCTGGACACGCTCAAGCCCGAAAACGACGACGAGCGCGCGGCGGTCAGCATTCTGAAGCGCGCGCTTGAGGAGCCGATCCGCCAGCTTGCCCGCAATGCCGGTGAGGATGGCGCAGTGATCATCGACAGCGTACGCCGCGCTCAGAAGGAGCAGGGTAATCCCAACATCGGCTTCAACGTGATGACCGGCGAGTACGGCAACATGCTTGAGCTGGGCGTGCCCGATCCGGTCAAGGTCACGCGCTCGGCGGTGCAGAACGCCGTGTCCATCGCCAGCATGATCCTGACGACGGATGCGCTTGTCACCGACATTCCTGAGAAGGAAGCCGCGCCCGCCGGTGGTCCTGGCGGCATGGGCGGCATGGGCGGCATGGACTTCTAA